The nucleotide window TCAACAACAAGAAGCGTCGATATGTCCGAGTGGTTAAGGAGACAGACTCGAAATCTGTTGGGCTCTGCCTGCGCAGGTTCGAATCCTGCTGTCGACGTTGCATTTTTATTGATCTATCTATGTCAAAGAACACAACTTGACctgatttttttccctttttgtcaAATAGTCATAAATTTAAACTACCTgaaatgatatttttaatttttttcaaatattcatAAACAATAACTTCTTAGATAATTTACTCAAAAAATACTCATAATTGATTTTTAGTTGGGAGGAATTTATTAGGGTTCGAATCCTACTATTTATGTCAAATAACACAActtgaaatgattttttttatttttttcaaatattcaGAAACAATAACTTAATAGACAATTTACTCAAAAAAATTACCCATAATTGAATTTTTAGTTGGGAGGAATTTACTAGGGTGCCCCTAAGATAAGTATGTCTTTGTCCTTTAAGGATTATTATATGATTTAAATGTGAAATTATCCAAATTCAACTTAGAAATTCTTGAAAGCATCTGAAATAGAACAACCAATGAAATCTTGGAACTCAGAGTTATGCCCTAAAGTAATAATTTGATGGAAGCCACAATAGTGTGAAATCCATCCAAATCAATGCAAGGAAGCAAATGAAACACACATTATTTATTTGCAAATGAATTCAGCTCTTAAATAAACACAATCAATGCTGCAGGTGACAGTGAATCGAAACATAAACACACTGTGTATTTTCCCAGCACACTTCTTCTCTCTAAGCTGCATGCTAGCTTTTGTGGTCAAGAAGGTGCTACAGTTCGTTGCTCGGACATTCCCTTCTCGCTCGTGTAAGGCTCACTGCGAGAGGCTTCATTGATCCCCGCACCCTTCTCGATCACCTCATGGACTGATGGGGCCGCTGGTTGTTGACTATGGGATCCGGGAACGACAGTCTTGTGGACATGCACACGGTCCTCTACGTCCACAGCCTCACGTTGGGCggccatcttcttcctcctccagctGGTGCAGCAGCAACACGCGACCCCTGCGAGGATCGCGGGAAGGAAAAGGACGACGATGGAGACTAACACGGTGCCGATGAAATGGAGGTTCAGGAACGGGAGCCCGAACGACAGTTTAGGTACGTGCGGTATCGGCAGATCCGGGAGTGGAGGAAGTTTGGGTATTGGAGGCAAGTTCACCGGTGGCAGTTTGGGTATTGGAGGCAAGTTCACCGGTGGTAGTTTGGGTATTGGAGGCAAGTTCACCGGTGGCAGTTTGGGGATCGGCACCGGTGGCAGAATTGGTGGCAGAATTGGTGGCAGTTTCCAGAGCCGTCGTCGCGGTGAAACTCCAAGCATCTTGCGAGCTCCTCGCCGTGACATTGTGCTGCAAGAGACGGAGATTATAGCGATTTTGTTATTGAACTATGAAtcgatatatacgtatatatatagacGTATGTACAAGATTTAAATAATAAATGTTGCCTAATTCAAGGAAATATATCATATTCagactatataatatatatatatatatatatatatatatatatatatatatatatatatatatatatatatacagtggtAGAAAATCTTGAATAGGTAATTGTTGGTAGAGCAATATGTGTCAATCGATTATGAGAAAAAAGAAATCCTTCATTTAATTCGCCAAATTTGTCCAATGCATTTGGTGGCATTCTGAACTCTCCGGAGGATGAATGTTCGAGATGTTCAACTTGCGTAGATAAATAGTATCTTTTCAAGTTACTTCATATAAACATTTGTAATTTGAGAGCGTGATTGCATAGATAATCTAACCTAAATGATTTCTTTTTTTACTAATGATACGATAATTGATTTCAATGTGTCTTATCCCGATAGGGTCAAGCTGCCTAATTATCATAATATAACTTGGAAAACCCTAAGTTATTAACCAATAAATTTTAAAAGATATCTCAATCGCGTAATGATTATCGAAAACTAATTAATTATTTTgaggaataaaaaataattaattattttttttatctttcgagGCAATCAAAAACTGATCAGAAAATTCTTCGATTAGGATTATAATGATATGATCAATACCTTCATGATTACAAGGTTGACACCTCAATGTTATATTCATAGTACTTTTATCATATAGATGTTATTGACTACATCGTGTCTATCGCATGCTTCTCGAATTCAATATAACATAATTTTACttaaatagaaaaatatataaaattatctccGACATTAATACACTTTTGCAAATATAATGGTTCCGGAGCCATACTATTAAAAGTTGTGTtccaaaatacaaaaataaaaagctCTCATAGAATATATGCTTATGGTTTTACATTCTCaactcaaaaataaaaaacatcTTAACTTTTTAAGTTAGTATAAGCATTGGAGGGACTTTATTAAGCAATATAGTTTTATAGAATTCGATATCCTTTGGATTTAATTATTTTTGACACAGGATTCCAATTGAGTCTAATAATTAAATTTGAACTTAACATATATAAATTAATGTAGTTATAAAAGACTTTCCACATTtgcatataaaaaaataaaaattttgcatGTACTGTCTcatagtaatttttttaaaaagtcATATAAAACTTCTAATACTAGAAGCTATTTTAAATTCACAAAGATATTTGTTTAGTCAACAAACCAAATTCTCCCTAGTCAATTATAATTGATTGATGGAACCATATAAACTTTTTCATCAATTTactaagaaaattattttgaatatcaaGTTACTGAAGAGATCATAAACTTAAATCTTCAATCCAATCATAAACTTAAAACAACCTAAAATGATttctctatttatttatttatatattattattttataaagggTACATGATGAAAATGGGATTAGGTCCTAACACCTTCCTTACCTTACGATTTTTATTAACTAAACTAGATAGcaccttaaaaaaaattaatatttattattcttgttttaacatttgcaactttcattgtttCCTTAAATCTCTTGTTAACATATGGCATTGTCATGCTTATTCTTGATGATGAATGGGGGGGATCAATGTGCCTCCCTTCTTCCTTtggccaaatatgttatgaagctCATGGTCTCAAAACATAGGTTCATGGATACTTATTTTTATATACACCATTTAATACAATCTCAAGTTGgcctaattaattattttttaaagataaaaaatatttttattatattaaatggcaTTTACATTAGACTGGAACCCTCATACAATAAATAATACACTAATGAACTCAGATGtctcatcaataataataataataataatgacataTTACTTATTTATAAATGAATACAGTTCTTAAATAATCACAATACACACACAGCAGATGACAATGAATGGAATGAATGCAAGTGTAAACAGGAACACAATCAAATAAGCACACTTATTCAACCATCATGCATATTTCTCAGAGCTTTGGCGACCATTTCTGTTGTCTGCGAGCCTTTGTGCTAAAGAAGGTGGTGGCGACTTGTCACAGAAGGGCCAGCGCCGCCGGTCCTGCTGCTCGAACGTTGTTTCCCTGATGCAGGCTCACTAAATGAGGCTTCACCCGTCACCGTGGCCTTCTTGAACACCTCATGGACTTTGATATCTTCGTCGATCGACAGGGTCGCCAGTTGTTGGCCATGGGGTCCTGGAACGACAGTCTCGTGGACATGCGCATGGTCCTCCACGTCCACGGCTTCGCTTTTGGCGgccatcttcttctttctcttcttgatGCAGCAAAACAGTGCCGCCGCGAGGAATGCGAGGAGGAGAAGGCCGCCGAGGGAGGCGAACACGACGATGATAACGGTGTGGTTTGGGCTTGGTGGCGGAGGCACCGGTGGTGGAGGACGGACGGGTGCCGGAGGCGGCTGCAGCGGTGGCAGCTTCGGCGGAGGCGGCTGCAGCGGTGGCAGCTTCGGCGGAGGCGGGGCCATCTTccttggcggtggtggtggcgctTGCTTCGGAGGTGGGGGTGGCGGGGGGCTGCGGCGAGTTGGTGGCGGTGGCGCTTTCTTCGGAGGTGGGGGTGGCGGGAGTCTGCCGCGTGGTGGGGGAGGTGGTGCTTGCTTCGAAGGTGAGGGTGGTGGGGGGCTCCGGCGATTAGGTGGCGGTGGTATAGACGGGGATACCTTTGGAGGAGGTGGCGCAAATGGACGCGGTGGCACTCGAGGCGGGAGGAAGGCCATTACGTTTCAAGAGACTCGAAGACAACTATGGAGGGGATGGAGAGAGAGGATGGGGGGGTGTGGGTATTTGTAGCATCGATCGAGAAGAGGAGGTggcaattgggcaataggtttgCAAAAGACTTTACTCCCATCCTACGGCTTTGCAACGGTGGCTTCCAAATGCTGACAGCAGGAACGTGAATTGCATAAGCACACATGCTCTTCCACATCTTCTATTAGGAATTTAATGTACTTATGCGTCCAGAATATATTTCCATTTGGATATTGCTGCTGCTGTCGCTGCTGCACATCAGTGCACAAGCTGAGCATAGTTAAGTACATCAGATATGTGCAATGAACTCCCATTGCACGTGATGATTGGACAGTACATGGACTGTGAAGCAAGCATTGTGTTCTCCAGTATCTGTCAGACAATCTTGGAGTCGAGGAAATGATAAGTGTAGGTGCTTGAAAACTGGCTGAGCAAAATTAGGTTTCACGCATGATAATGGCCCTTCTTCCCCATCGCCAGCTATAGATTATTCTGAGAAAAAGACCTTCCCAGGGATCAAAACTGGTGATAAGTCACCAGTAGCTAATATATAAATGCAAGAAAAGAATTAA belongs to Musa acuminata AAA Group cultivar baxijiao chromosome BXJ3-5, Cavendish_Baxijiao_AAA, whole genome shotgun sequence and includes:
- the LOC103986520 gene encoding protein TRACHEARY ELEMENT DIFFERENTIATION-RELATED 7-like, with the protein product MLGVSPRRRLWKLPPILPPILPPVPIPKLPPVNLPPIPKLPPVNLPPIPKLPPVNLPPIPKLPPLPDLPIPHVPKLSFGLPFLNLHFIGTVLVSIVVLFLPAILAGVACCCCTSWRRKKMAAQREAVDVEDRVHVHKTVVPGSHSQQPAAPSVHEVIEKGAGINEASRSEPYTSEKGMSEQRTVAPS
- the LOC135637994 gene encoding protein TRACHEARY ELEMENT DIFFERENTIATION-RELATED 7A-like, giving the protein MAFLPPRVPPRPFAPPPPKVSPSIPPPPNRRSPPPPSPSKQAPPPPPRGRLPPPPPPKKAPPPPTRRSPPPPPPPKQAPPPPPRKMAPPPPKLPPLQPPPPKLPPLQPPPAPVRPPPPVPPPPSPNHTVIIVVFASLGGLLLLAFLAAALFCCIKKRKKKMAAKSEAVDVEDHAHVHETVVPGPHGQQLATLSIDEDIKVHEVFKKATVTGEASFSEPASGKQRSSSRTGGAGPSVTSRHHLL